Proteins encoded within one genomic window of Flavobacterium oreochromis:
- a CDS encoding LysR family transcriptional regulator, translated as MDERLLRFFVAVYEERNLSRAAEKCFVSQPNISNGLKQLEDLINKTLFLRHKRGVEIKEEAHYLYPIAKRILAELHAIPEIFKKKNINTES; from the coding sequence ATGGATGAAAGGTTGTTGCGATTTTTTGTTGCAGTTTATGAAGAACGAAATCTTTCAAGAGCGGCTGAAAAATGCTTTGTATCTCAGCCTAATATCTCCAATGGTTTAAAGCAATTAGAGGATTTAATAAATAAAACTCTTTTTTTAAGACATAAACGAGGTGTTGAAATAAAAGAAGAGGCACATTATTTATATCCTATTGCTAAAAGAATTTTAGCAGAATTACATGCAATTCCTGAAATTTTTAAAAAGAAGAATATAAATACAGAATCGTAA
- a CDS encoding SDR family oxidoreductase, with the protein MKNNNKLIIITGASSGFGLEMAKEFAKDGYCLLLLARRIKKMEALKLPNTICKKVDISNKEEFEIAVKEAEAIYGKTDLIINNAGVMLLGDLATQAPQEWKKMLDINILGVMNGMQIVMNDMKERKTGTIINISSIAGLQPFTNHAAYCASKFGVTGLTKTVRNEMSSYNVRVLSIMPGAVKTELLEHTTNQKIIDEYNEWKEAVGAVNITAKDVAKTIKYAYELPQAVSLREIIITDTMQDC; encoded by the coding sequence ATGAAAAATAATAATAAATTAATTATCATAACAGGTGCAAGTTCTGGTTTTGGACTAGAGATGGCAAAAGAATTTGCAAAAGATGGTTATTGCTTGCTCTTACTTGCTCGTAGAATTAAAAAAATGGAAGCTTTAAAACTACCTAATACGATATGCAAAAAAGTAGATATATCAAATAAAGAAGAATTTGAAATAGCAGTAAAAGAAGCTGAAGCAATATATGGTAAGACCGATTTAATAATTAACAACGCAGGTGTGATGCTCTTAGGAGATTTAGCCACACAAGCTCCTCAAGAATGGAAAAAAATGTTAGACATTAATATCCTTGGGGTTATGAATGGAATGCAAATCGTAATGAATGATATGAAAGAAAGAAAAACGGGAACAATAATAAATATTTCATCAATAGCAGGTCTTCAACCTTTTACAAATCACGCTGCTTATTGCGCTAGCAAATTTGGAGTAACAGGATTAACCAAAACAGTGCGAAACGAGATGTCTTCTTACAATGTTCGAGTATTATCAATAATGCCTGGTGCTGTAAAAACAGAACTTTTAGAGCATACCACAAATCAAAAAATAATTGATGAGTATAATGAATGGAAAGAAGCTGTTGGAGCAGTTAACATTACAGCTAAAGATGTAGCTAAAACAATTAAATATGCTTACGAATTACCACAAGCTGTCTCTTTACGGGAAATTATCATTACTGATACTATGCAAGATTGTTAG
- the prmA gene encoding 50S ribosomal protein L11 methyltransferase encodes MQNTYIGYHFKVEPKELGSEILIAELGELPFDSFIETENGFSAYIPKENWNENILEDIYILQNPEFKISYTFEEIEQENWNAEWEKNFDPIDVDGLCHVRAPFHPKTDAEFDIVIEPKMSFGTGHHETTHMMIQHLLEMNIKGLKTLDMGCGTAILAILAEMKGAQPIDAIDIDNWCFLNSIENAERNNCKHINIYEGDASLLAGKKYDLIIANINRNILLNDMQTYVDCLNPNGVILFSGFYEQDIPHIDASCTEKGLTFTKKIIRNNWVSLKYVN; translated from the coding sequence ATGCAAAATACATACATAGGCTATCATTTTAAAGTAGAGCCAAAAGAACTGGGTTCTGAAATTTTAATAGCTGAATTAGGAGAACTCCCATTTGATAGTTTTATCGAAACTGAAAACGGTTTTTCAGCTTATATTCCCAAAGAAAATTGGAATGAAAATATTTTAGAAGATATATATATATTACAAAATCCTGAATTCAAGATTAGCTACACATTTGAAGAAATTGAACAAGAAAATTGGAATGCAGAATGGGAAAAAAACTTTGACCCTATTGATGTTGATGGTTTATGCCATGTTAGAGCTCCATTTCATCCTAAAACAGATGCTGAATTTGATATTGTAATAGAGCCTAAAATGAGTTTTGGAACAGGACATCATGAAACGACCCACATGATGATTCAACATTTATTAGAAATGAATATTAAAGGATTAAAAACATTAGACATGGGTTGTGGTACAGCTATTTTAGCGATCCTAGCAGAAATGAAAGGGGCACAACCAATAGATGCCATTGATATTGATAACTGGTGTTTTTTAAACTCTATTGAAAATGCAGAACGTAATAACTGCAAACATATAAATATATACGAAGGAGATGCCTCTTTATTAGCTGGAAAAAAGTATGATTTAATTATTGCTAATATAAACCGAAATATCTTGCTCAACGATATGCAAACCTATGTAGATTGTTTAAATCCTAATGGGGTTATTTTATTCAGTGGTTTTTACGAACAAGACATCCCTCATATTGATGCTTCTTGCACAGAAAAAGGATTAACTTTTACAAAAAAAATAATTCGAAACAACTGGGTATCATTAAAATACGTAAATTAG